The Chitinophaga caeni genome segment TAACGGGAAATGGGCAACAGATCCCGGCATTCAGCAATTGATGAAGTCCGGGAAGCTGAAAGATCTGAAAGCTGTTGAACAATATTTCATGGAACGTATGGCTGATTCTGTAATGGCCATGGGCAGCCAGGTATTGGCCTGGGATGAAATGGCGGATGTTGATTTGCCAAGGGATAGTACCATCATTTACTGGTGGCGGCATGATCAGCCCAAGCAGTTAAAGAAAGCCTTGGACAATGGTTATAGAACGGTAATTTGCCCGAGGTTGCCTTTTTATTTTGATTTCGTGCAGGACAGTACGCACAAGGTTGGCCGCAAATGGGGTAAACAATATGTTCCCTTGGAAAGGGTCTACGGTTTTGATGCGGCTACTTTAGTTCCAAGCTCGCAACAGCAGTTAATCCTGGGTATCCAGGCGAACTTGTGGACGGAAAGGGTTGAGAATGTGCAAAGGTTGCAATTCATGTTATTTCCCCGGATCTGCGCTTTATCCGAAGCCTGTTGGTCTTTACCGGCATCGCGGGATTTTCCTTCATTCCAGCAACGGATGAAATACCAGTACAAATTATTCGACCAGGCACATATCTATTATTACAAACCTGGCCGTGAAGAAAAACCTTAACGGTTAGAATATTATGGATGACATCCCGGTAGTAAACAATGCTACCGGGATTTTTTATTGTAGCCCTTTTTTTGAGCCATGAAACCTCTTTTGGTGGAAATACGGGATTCATTTACATTTGCAGCACATTGGTTCCTGCTGTCAATTACTGATTAGTAGGATTAAAAGGGAACTCGGGTGCAAATCCCGGACAGTCCCGCTGCTGTAATTCTCGTTACAATACCCGGCAAATCTATGGTCACTGTGTACTACATGGGAAGACCGCCAGGGTAGAGATAAGTCAGAATACCTGCCGTGTGAATCGTTTTTAAGCTTTCGTGGAATGAAGCTTGGAAGTACCAGCATTACATGGTCTTATACCGTAGGTTGATTATTTTCTTGATGTAGTTTTTTCACTGCGAAGGCTGTTGATATTTTTTATCAAACAGTTCAATTATGCAATTCATCGAACAAAAGCGTTCCTTGAAAACGGCATCGCTATGCCTGTTATGCTGTCTTTTTTGCTGCGTTCAGCTATTTGCCCAGGAGGATTCCTCGCAAGTCAGGCAGTTGAAAGAAGTGCCGGTATTCGGCTCGAAGGTATATTCGGGATTATCCCCGGTGCAAACTTTACAAGGAGGCGCCTTACAACGTTTGGCCAGCCAGTCGGTCGCCGATGCCATCCGTTATTTTTCCGGTGTGCAGGTAAAGGACTATGGAGGGATCGGGGGGCTGAAAACGGTGGATGTCCGCAGCATGGGAACCAATCATACCGGCGTTTTTTACAACGGTGTACAGGTAGGGAATGCCCAGAATGGGCAGGTTGACCTGGGGCGATTTTCATTGGATAACATGGAGTCCGTTGCACTCGTAAACGGGCAATTAGCCCAATCGTTACAAACAGCAAGGGATTATGCTACCGCTGCATCCATCTATTTACAAACGAAGCAACCAACTTTTGAAGCGGGTCGTAACTCCATGCTGAAAGGAAGTTTTAAAACGGGGTCTTTCGGATTAATGAACCCTTCATTGTTGTATCAAAGAAAGTTGCATTCAAAGCTGGATGCATCTTTTAACCTGGAATGGGTGCAGGCTACGGGGCGTTATAAATTCCGTTACCGCAAGAAGGATGGGTACGATACAACTGCTTATAGAAAAAACGGCGATGTAGAGGCTTTAAGGGCAGAAATGAGCTTGTTCGCCCATGTATGGAAAGGTCAGTGGAACACGCATTTTTACTTTTACGATGCGGAGAAAGGCTTGCCCGGCTTCATAGTAAACGGTGTATTCGGCCATGTTGATCGTCAGTGGGATCGCAATTTTTTCGTGCAATCTTCTTTCAAGAAGCCGGTAGCTTCCCGGTATAGTTTCATGCTGAATACGAAGTTTGCTTCCGATTATACCCGGTATCTCGCACCGGATACGATGATACTTTATTTGGATAACCGGTACAAACAACAGGAGTATTATATTTCATTCGCTCAAAAATTCGTGTTAACATCATTTTGGGATATCAATCTCTCCACGGATTGGGTACATCAAAACATGACAGCCAACTTGGTCAACTTCTCCTATCCTACGAGGGATTCCTACTTAGCGGCTTTATCAACCACCTTGCACTGGGACCGGTTTAGGTTGCAAGGAAATATCCTGGGTACTAAAACAAGGGAGCGGGTCGAAAAAAATAAGCCTGCCAATCCACAAGATGAGTTAACGCCGGCATTATTTGTCGATTGGCAACCATTTTCAATTAGCCCTTTTAAAATCAATGCATTTTATAAAAGGATTTTCAGGATGCCTACGTTCAACGATTTGTATTATACGGAAATCGGGAATGCGGGTTTGAAACCGGAGTTCGCCACGCAGTATAACCTCGGCTTACGTTATGCGCTCAACTTCGGTACGGAGGCGCAGCACCAAGTTGGTATTGAAGTAGACGGATATTATAATGAAGTAAGTCAAAAGATCGTGGCGATGCCTACGGCCAGCCAGTTCCGTTGGACGATGATGAACCTGGGCCATGTAGAAATACGTGGTATAGATGTGAAAGCCCATGCTACATACAATTTCGAAAGCGGCTTGATCGGCTCCGCCAGGTTCAGCTATACTTATCAAAAAGCGCAGGATTTTACGGATAAGAAGGATTCTTTTTACGGTGATCAAATTCTTTATATCCCTTGGCATAGCGGTTCCTGTATTTTATCTGCGAATTATAAAAGATGGGACTTGAATTACAGCCTTATTTATACCGGGGAGCGGTACAATGCGAAGGCTAATATTCCTGAAAACTATGTACAACCCTGGTACACGAGCGATTTTACTTTTTCGAAGTACATGGTCTTGAAGCGCAATAAACTCCGGTTAACCGCGCAGGTTAATAATATTTTCAACCAATATTATGACGTAGTGCTGAACTACCCGATGCCGGGAAGGAACTACAAATTCATTATCAGTTTACAGATATAAAATTTAATCAATCATTTTTAATCTAATTAAATGTTTACACGGATCCACAAAGTTGTAGCTGTATTGTTACTGGTCAGCTATACGATTTCTTGCCGGAAAGACGATACGGTAGTTCCCCCGGTGACTACGCCTGTTGATACAGCCAAAATCAGCGTGGTAAAAGGTTTTTACTTGCTGAATGAAGCCAACATGGGAAGTAATAAAGCTTCAATTGATTATTACGATTATACCACGGGTAACTATAATAAGAATATCTACCCTACGGCAAACCCTGGTGTTGTCAAAGAGCTGGGCGATGTTGGTAATGATATCCGGGTGTACGGTAGCAAATTGTACGCGGTTATCAACGTGTCGAACAAGGTGGAAGTAATGGATGTGAAAACGGCCAAAAGGTTAGGGCAGATCGATATTCCCAATTGCCGTTACATCACTTTTGCAAATGGTAAAGCATATGTAAGCGCCTATACCGGTCCGGTGAGCATTGACCCGAATGCACCCCTAGGCTTAGTTGCTGAAATTGATACCGCGTCTTTAGCCATTACGAGGGAAGTTTCCGTCGGCTATCAACCGGAGGAGCTAGCTATCGTTGATAATAAAATATATGTTGCCAACAGCGGTGGCTATAGGCCGCCCAATTATGATAGTACGATTTCCGTTATAGATATTTCCAGTTTCCGGGAGCTGAAAAAGATCAATGTTGCGATCAATCTACACCGCTTAAAAGCAGATCGTTACGGGCATTTAATTGTTACTTCCCGCGGCGATTATTACAATACCCCTTCGAAGGTTTTCGTGGTAGATACTAAAACGGAAACAGTCATTCACCGGTTTGATATCGCGGGCAGTAACCTTGCTGTAGCAGGTGATACAGCATTTTTATACGGGAGCGAATTTAATTACAATACGGGGAGCTTCGAGGTTACTTACAATATGATAGACCTTAAAAATTTACAACTACTCAATAAAAGTTTTATTACCGACGGAACGGAAGCCGAGATACAGATGCCCTACGGTCTAGCTGTTAACCCGGTGACAAGGGACATCTTTGTGACCGATGCAAAAGACTATGTATCTCCCGGCACATTGTTCTGTTTTGACCCCTCCGGCAAAAAGAAGTGGTCTGTTACCACGGGCGATATCCCTGCACATATTGCTTTTGTAATCGAAGAAGAATAATTCAATCTATAAAACCGTATGAAAAAAATTACTTTACTTCTCGCAGTGGCATTGACCACCATTTTTTCCGGATGTTATAAATCCGATATCGATGCCCTGAAAGATGATGTCAAGGACCTGAAAGAACAGATGGCTAAATATGAAGCCTTGCTCAACGCGATGAATGACCGGCTGTACGTGACAGGGTATGAACAATCCGGCAATAAATATACCTTGACCTTGAGCGACAGTACCGTATTGGTAATCGGGGATTCCCCGGCTTTCGTAACAAGGGGTGAAAATGGGCATTGGTATATCGATAATAAGGATACGCAGGTAGCCACGGAAGGATTTTATCCCGCGTTGAGCAGGGGCGCTAATGGTAACTGGTTTATCGGTGATACGGATACCGGCATCAGGGCTTTACTGCCTGCAACGGATTATAGCATCATGGCTATTGTTCGCGTTGATGAAAGGATGACTTTTGTTTTCGGAGATGGCAGAACGGTAGCGTTAAAATCGATGTCTCCTGAAATTAATATTACTATTCCCACGGGCGGATTCAATTTCGATATGATGAAGTGGATGAAGATTACCCCTGCAATCAATTACGGTGATAATGCAAGTTTTGTTTGGACTTCGGGCAGCGATACTTTATCCGCAGCCAAAGATTTGATGCATGTATTTTTGACCCCTGGGAATTATACCTTAAGACTTACCGTCAGCAATGGAATCGGTAGTAGTTTTAAGGATGTAAATGTAAAAATTGCTGAAAAAACATATACGAACGGCGTAGCGAAAGTTTTCGAATTTTTACCTGCCCCAGGACAGTTTGTCAATAGCATGCCGGCTTGGGTTGAAGGCGATGATGCGGAAGCTATGCGCGT includes the following:
- a CDS encoding PKD domain-containing protein codes for the protein MKKITLLLAVALTTIFSGCYKSDIDALKDDVKDLKEQMAKYEALLNAMNDRLYVTGYEQSGNKYTLTLSDSTVLVIGDSPAFVTRGENGHWYIDNKDTQVATEGFYPALSRGANGNWFIGDTDTGIRALLPATDYSIMAIVRVDERMTFVFGDGRTVALKSMSPEINITIPTGGFNFDMMKWMKITPAINYGDNASFVWTSGSDTLSAAKDLMHVFLTPGNYTLRLTVSNGIGSSFKDVNVKIAEKTYTNGVAKVFEFLPAPGQFVNSMPAWVEGDDAEAMRVKAENALLDNSLIHLGSFGGYVVMGFDHTIVNVSGQANFVVNGNAFSNWAEPGVIMVSYDANQNGLPDDEWYEIKGSGHDDPHTIANYEITYYKPDPNKATTPDPDYAYITDTTYIKWKDNQGQTGYVYKNSFHGQSYYPGWAADSITFKGTRLSADKVYDQSGSGSFYVSIPFDYGYADNWPNADEKAKIHIDWAIDKDGNPVKLKGIDFIKVYAGQLAQAGWLGEVSTEITGVKDLNL
- a CDS encoding YncE family protein, whose product is MFTRIHKVVAVLLLVSYTISCRKDDTVVPPVTTPVDTAKISVVKGFYLLNEANMGSNKASIDYYDYTTGNYNKNIYPTANPGVVKELGDVGNDIRVYGSKLYAVINVSNKVEVMDVKTAKRLGQIDIPNCRYITFANGKAYVSAYTGPVSIDPNAPLGLVAEIDTASLAITREVSVGYQPEELAIVDNKIYVANSGGYRPPNYDSTISVIDISSFRELKKINVAINLHRLKADRYGHLIVTSRGDYYNTPSKVFVVDTKTETVIHRFDIAGSNLAVAGDTAFLYGSEFNYNTGSFEVTYNMIDLKNLQLLNKSFITDGTEAEIQMPYGLAVNPVTRDIFVTDAKDYVSPGTLFCFDPSGKKKWSVTTGDIPAHIAFVIEEE
- a CDS encoding TonB-dependent receptor; this encodes MQFIEQKRSLKTASLCLLCCLFCCVQLFAQEDSSQVRQLKEVPVFGSKVYSGLSPVQTLQGGALQRLASQSVADAIRYFSGVQVKDYGGIGGLKTVDVRSMGTNHTGVFYNGVQVGNAQNGQVDLGRFSLDNMESVALVNGQLAQSLQTARDYATAASIYLQTKQPTFEAGRNSMLKGSFKTGSFGLMNPSLLYQRKLHSKLDASFNLEWVQATGRYKFRYRKKDGYDTTAYRKNGDVEALRAEMSLFAHVWKGQWNTHFYFYDAEKGLPGFIVNGVFGHVDRQWDRNFFVQSSFKKPVASRYSFMLNTKFASDYTRYLAPDTMILYLDNRYKQQEYYISFAQKFVLTSFWDINLSTDWVHQNMTANLVNFSYPTRDSYLAALSTTLHWDRFRLQGNILGTKTRERVEKNKPANPQDELTPALFVDWQPFSISPFKINAFYKRIFRMPTFNDLYYTEIGNAGLKPEFATQYNLGLRYALNFGTEAQHQVGIEVDGYYNEVSQKIVAMPTASQFRWTMMNLGHVEIRGIDVKAHATYNFESGLIGSARFSYTYQKAQDFTDKKDSFYGDQILYIPWHSGSCILSANYKRWDLNYSLIYTGERYNAKANIPENYVQPWYTSDFTFSKYMVLKRNKLRLTAQVNNIFNQYYDVVLNYPMPGRNYKFIISLQI